In the Deltaproteobacteria bacterium genome, one interval contains:
- a CDS encoding AMP-binding protein, with the protein MRSTTLPGLLVDNRNKFGDKKIALREKEYGIWQEYTWKDYYEHVKNFAMGIHSLGFKSGEKLAIIGDNRPEWVWAELAAQSLGGIPLGIYQDSILNEVVYIINHSESTIVVAEDQEQCDKILSLKKKIPNVIKLVYTDPKGMRGYDDDLLISFEKVEDLGKEMALLDPSFYDSAVTNLDEDAIAIIAYTSGTTGFPKGSLLTHKNMLSMAKNLNKVDPKYEDDEFVSFLPLPWVGEQMIGVSSSLYIGFTVNFPEEPETATEDLYEIGPNLMFSPPRVWEQMSRSIMVKILDASYLKRFIYELCLPIGYRWADFKFEKKVPPRLWRLIYALAYLAVFRSLKDRLGFSKLRSATTGGALLGPDVFRFFHALGINLKQIYGQTEISGISTIHHKGDVKFDTVGIPIPETEIRISEEGEIISRSPSLFQGYWKNPEATEETLKNGWLHSGDAGYFTEDGHLVCIDRVKDLMELNNGTRFSPLFIENKLKFCPYIVEAVIVGHKRDFIAGIVCIDFKHVGKWAEDHNIPYTTYSDLASRKEIYQLIENEVYRVNRTLPKEMRVHRFFLLYKELDPDDEELTRTRKVRRGFINEKYANEIGALYSNVEILPVETKIKYQDGRTATIKTELFFCTMKHDGYYEKMVRKKKWWQREKG; encoded by the coding sequence ATGCGCTCAACCACCTTGCCGGGCCTATTAGTTGATAACAGGAATAAATTCGGCGACAAGAAAATAGCGCTTCGCGAAAAGGAATATGGGATCTGGCAGGAATACACGTGGAAAGATTACTACGAGCATGTTAAGAACTTTGCCATGGGAATCCACAGCTTAGGATTCAAGAGTGGGGAAAAATTGGCCATCATCGGGGATAACCGCCCTGAGTGGGTGTGGGCCGAATTGGCTGCTCAGTCTCTTGGAGGGATCCCTCTGGGTATTTACCAGGACTCCATACTCAATGAAGTTGTTTATATCATAAATCATTCCGAATCTACCATAGTCGTGGCAGAAGACCAGGAACAATGTGATAAAATATTGTCTCTAAAGAAAAAAATCCCAAATGTCATAAAGCTTGTTTATACGGATCCCAAGGGAATGAGGGGCTATGATGACGACCTGTTAATAAGTTTTGAAAAAGTAGAAGATTTGGGCAAAGAGATGGCCCTGTTGGACCCGTCCTTTTATGATAGCGCGGTAACGAATCTTGATGAAGATGCCATTGCTATAATTGCCTACACGTCAGGCACAACCGGGTTTCCCAAGGGGTCTCTTTTGACTCACAAAAACATGCTATCCATGGCTAAGAATCTCAATAAAGTCGATCCGAAATATGAAGATGATGAGTTCGTTTCCTTTTTGCCTTTACCGTGGGTGGGAGAGCAAATGATAGGGGTTTCTTCTTCTCTTTATATTGGATTTACAGTTAATTTTCCCGAGGAACCTGAGACCGCCACAGAAGATCTCTATGAAATAGGGCCAAATCTCATGTTTTCTCCCCCTAGGGTTTGGGAGCAAATGTCTCGATCCATTATGGTCAAGATCTTGGACGCCTCCTATTTGAAACGCTTTATTTATGAGCTCTGCCTGCCCATTGGGTACAGATGGGCTGATTTTAAGTTCGAAAAGAAAGTGCCTCCAAGGCTCTGGAGGCTAATTTATGCCTTGGCCTATTTGGCAGTTTTCCGTTCGCTTAAAGATCGGTTAGGATTCTCAAAGCTTCGATCCGCAACCACTGGCGGGGCTTTACTGGGTCCGGATGTATTCAGATTTTTTCATGCCCTTGGTATAAATCTGAAGCAGATATACGGACAGACAGAAATCTCAGGTATTTCAACTATACATCACAAAGGGGATGTAAAATTCGACACGGTGGGCATCCCAATTCCGGAAACGGAAATAAGGATATCTGAGGAGGGCGAAATCATTTCCAGGAGTCCATCTCTGTTTCAGGGGTATTGGAAAAACCCTGAAGCCACGGAGGAAACTCTCAAGAATGGATGGCTACACTCAGGTGATGCTGGCTATTTTACAGAAGATGGGCACTTGGTCTGTATCGACCGAGTCAAGGATCTTATGGAACTCAACAATGGAACGAGGTTCTCTCCACTCTTTATTGAGAACAAGTTGAAATTTTGCCCTTATATTGTAGAGGCCGTAATCGTAGGCCACAAAAGGGACTTTATTGCTGGTATTGTTTGTATTGATTTCAAGCATGTTGGAAAATGGGCAGAAGATCATAATATTCCTTACACAACATATTCTGATCTTGCCTCAAGAAAGGAGATTTATCAATTAATCGAGAATGAAGTTTATCGAGTGAATAGGACTTTGCCCAAAGAGATGAGAGTTCACAGATTTTTTCTATTGTATAAGGAACTGGATCCCGACGACGAGGAATTAACAAGGACAAGAAAGGTAAGACGTGGCTTCATAAACGAGAAATATGCAAATGAAATTGGGGCGCTATATAGTAATGTTGAAATACTGCCAGTCGAGACCAAAATCAAGTATCAAGATGGGAGAACAGCTACGATTAAAACGGAACTATTCTTCTGTACCATGAAGCATGATGGCTATTACGAAAAAATGGTTCGGAAAAAGAAATGGTGGCAAAGAGAAAAAGGATAG